In Acidobacteriota bacterium, the sequence TCCCGCTTTCTCAACGTCGATCCCGAATCGGCACTGCGTCGTACCACGCAGAAGTTTCGCCGGCGCTTCGAGGCAATGGAGAACCAAGCGCGCGAACAGGAACGACGTCTTGAAGAGATGAACATCGAGCAAATGGAGGCGCTCTGGCAGAACTCAAAGGCCGAAGAGGTGAAGCATTGAATACCCGGGCTGCATCCGCCGACAATCTGAAGGATTCCATTGAACTGCGTCACTGTCGCGAGGTGACCGAATTTCAAGCCTGCGTAGATTTGCAGCGCGAAGTTTGGGGGTTCTCTGACGCGGATTTGATCCCCGTTCGGATGTTTGTGGTCGCGAGCAAGATCGGCGGACAAGTCATTGGAGCTTTTGCTCGCCAAATGCTCATCGGTTTTGCTCTCTCTATCCCGGGTTCACGCGACGGACGCACTTATCTTCATTCGCACATGCTCGCAGTCCGCGAAGAACATCGAAATGCAGGACTCGGTCGTCGACTAAAGCTGGCGCAGCGTGACGATGCGATTGCGCGAAAGTTCGAACTGATGGAGTGGACCTTCGATCCCCTCGAGATTAAAAACGCTTATCTCAATATCGAGAGGCTGGGAGTCATCGCCAGGCGCTATACCATCAACCAATACGGCATCTCGTCCTCACCACTGCAGGGCGGACTGCCGACCGATCGCTGCATTGCGGAGTGGTGGCTCAATTCGGCTAGAGTGCGGCGACTTCTCGAAGCTGGACAGCCGATTCACGTTAAGCCAGAGGTGGTCATTAAAGTGCCCGCCCATGTTTACGACTGGAAGAATGATCCAGCGACTCGCGATCGCGCCCGCGAATTACAGCTTGCGAATCGGGAACAATTTTTAAAGGCGTTCTCCGAAGGCCTGGTGGTATTGGGTTACAAACGCGACCAGCTGGGCAATGGGAGTTTTCTGCTCGCGCATCCGGAAGAGCGATTTGAGTTTGGCTCCGAGATGGAGCGGGAAACGGCGTCGTCATGTACATAGAATCGATTACGATGCACGAGCTGCACATGCCGCTCGTGCACTTCTTTGAAACCAGCTTCGGCAGGACTACCGAGCGTCGTGTGTTGCTGGTTGAACTTAAACTTGACGGGATCTCCGCCTGGGGTGAGTGCGTGGCCGGAGAGCACCCTTATTACAGCGAAGAATCGCTTGAAACCGCCTGG encodes:
- a CDS encoding GNAT family N-acetyltransferase; amino-acid sequence: MKDSIELRHCREVTEFQACVDLQREVWGFSDADLIPVRMFVVASKIGGQVIGAFARQMLIGFALSIPGSRDGRTYLHSHMLAVREEHRNAGLGRRLKLAQRDDAIARKFELMEWTFDPLEIKNAYLNIERLGVIARRYTINQYGISSSPLQGGLPTDRCIAEWWLNSARVRRLLEAGQPIHVKPEVVIKVPAHVYDWKNDPATRDRARELQLANREQFLKAFSEGLVVLGYKRDQLGNGSFLLAHPEERFEFGSEMERETASSCT